The Enterococcus rotai genome includes a window with the following:
- a CDS encoding ABC transporter substrate-binding protein, with translation MKTWKKVVGLSTAVVLLGALTACGGGSKEKTDGSSKKADENTLLMYQIGDKPDNYDALMEVANKRIEEKTGAKLNIQYIGWGDYKKKMSVIVSSGENYDIAFADSYVPNAQKGAFADLTELAPKFAKDAYDQLDEAYIKGNLVDGKLYAFPVNGNVYSQQVLTFNKQYLDKYNLSIDDIKTYKDAESVLKTFHEKEPNIAAFAIGQGFKAQGDFDFPIGNDYPFAVDLNGDTKKIINQYENKDFMDVLKTMHKWYQAGYIPSDAATSNTEFPLEGNTWFIRQETQGPYDYGDTILSNAAGQELVSKAFTTPLKSSDQARMANFVVSNTSKNKEKAVEVLGQINSDPELLNGLVWGIEGEAWEKIPNKDGKIKLLDGYKPNTHLPAWNTGNNKILYTQDTITDEMIKERDESIAKAETSPILGFNFVTSNVKTEMSNIANVMSQYLDGLNTGTVDPEETVPKLKEALDNAGYDKVLTEMQKQYDEFLKK, from the coding sequence ATGAAGACGTGGAAAAAAGTAGTCGGTTTAAGTACAGCAGTTGTTCTTTTAGGGGCGTTGACAGCATGTGGCGGAGGTAGTAAAGAAAAAACTGACGGGAGCAGCAAAAAAGCGGATGAAAATACGTTATTGATGTATCAAATCGGAGATAAACCAGATAATTATGATGCATTGATGGAAGTTGCCAATAAGAGAATTGAAGAGAAAACAGGCGCTAAACTAAATATTCAGTATATTGGGTGGGGCGATTACAAGAAAAAGATGAGTGTTATTGTATCATCAGGTGAAAATTATGATATTGCATTTGCAGATAGTTATGTACCAAATGCACAAAAAGGAGCCTTTGCGGATTTAACTGAACTAGCACCTAAGTTTGCGAAAGATGCCTATGATCAATTAGACGAAGCCTATATCAAAGGGAATTTAGTAGACGGTAAACTATATGCCTTTCCAGTCAATGGCAATGTCTATTCGCAACAAGTGTTGACGTTTAACAAGCAATATTTAGATAAATATAATTTATCGATCGATGATATCAAAACCTATAAAGATGCGGAAAGTGTGTTAAAAACATTCCATGAAAAAGAACCGAACATCGCAGCATTTGCGATTGGTCAAGGGTTTAAAGCGCAAGGGGACTTTGATTTCCCAATTGGAAATGACTATCCATTTGCTGTCGATCTAAATGGCGATACTAAAAAGATTATCAACCAATACGAAAACAAAGACTTTATGGATGTACTGAAAACAATGCATAAATGGTATCAAGCAGGGTATATTCCATCCGATGCGGCAACAAGTAATACGGAGTTTCCATTAGAAGGAAATACATGGTTCATTCGTCAAGAAACACAAGGTCCTTACGATTATGGTGATACGATTTTAAGTAATGCTGCTGGTCAAGAATTAGTATCTAAAGCATTTACGACACCATTAAAATCAAGTGATCAAGCAAGAATGGCTAACTTTGTTGTATCAAACACATCTAAAAACAAAGAAAAAGCTGTGGAAGTGCTAGGCCAAATCAATAGTGATCCAGAATTACTGAATGGGTTAGTTTGGGGAATCGAAGGCGAAGCTTGGGAAAAAATCCCTAATAAAGATGGGAAAATCAAGTTGCTAGATGGCTACAAACCAAATACGCACTTACCTGCATGGAATACTGGAAATAACAAAATCTTATACACGCAAGATACGATTACTGATGAAATGATCAAAGAGCGTGATGAATCAATCGCTAAAGCAGAAACATCTCCAATCTTAGGTTTTAACTTTGTAACGTCGAATGTGAAAACAGAAATGAGTAATATCGCCAACGTTATGAGTCAATATTTAGATGGTTTAAACACAGGAACAGTGGATCCAGAAGAGACAGTTCCTAAATTAAAAGAAGCACTTGATAATGCTGGTTATGACAAAGTCTTGACTGAAATGCAAAAACAATACGATGAATTTTTGAAAAAATAA